One Ailuropoda melanoleuca isolate Jingjing chromosome 14, ASM200744v2, whole genome shotgun sequence DNA segment encodes these proteins:
- the WDR20 gene encoding WD repeat-containing protein 20 isoform X6 — MATEGGGKEMNEIKTQFTTREGPYKLLPHSEYSRPNRVPFNSQGSNPVRVSFVNLNDQSGNGDRLCFNVGRELYFYIYKGVRKENEAQLNPKNCHSEKGPIRLFDRSDAISSKHFKICPSILPYIISWSLGSSL, encoded by the exons ATGGCgacggagggaggagggaaggagatgaaCGAGATTAAGACCCAATTCACCACTCGGGAAGGTCCGTACAAGCTGCTGCCTCACTCGGAGTACAGCCGGCCCAACCGGGTGCCCTTCAACTCGCAGGGATCCAACCCCGTCCGCGTCTCCTTCGTAAACCTCAACGACCAGTCTGGCAACGGCGACCGCCTCTGCTTCAATGTGGGCCGGGAGCTCTACTTCTATATCTACAAGGGGGTCCGCAAG GAAAATGAAGCACAGCTGAATCCAAAGAACTGTCATAGTGAGAAGGGACCGATCAGGCTTTTTGATCGCTCGGATGCCATATCCTCCAAGCACTTCAAGATCTGCCCCAGCATTTTGCCATATATTATCTCATGGAGCCTTGGTAGCAGTCTGTGA